In Pleurocapsa sp. PCC 7319, the following are encoded in one genomic region:
- a CDS encoding Txe/YoeB family addiction module toxin has protein sequence MAWTIKFSRKALKDAKKLRSANLAANVNQLIEILEQNPYQPPCKKLAGDLQGYYSRRINIQHRLVYSIDEKNKIVKVVSVWSHYGE, from the coding sequence ATGGCTTGGACGATTAAGTTTTCCCGTAAGGCTTTAAAAGATGCCAAAAAACTACGATCTGCCAATTTAGCTGCCAACGTTAATCAATTAATAGAAATTCTTGAGCAAAATCCATATCAACCTCCATGTAAAAAACTTGCTGGTGATCTACAAGGCTATTATTCTCGACGTATTAACATTCAGCATCGTTTGGTTTATTCAATAGATGAAAAAAACAAGATTGTAAAAGTGGTTTCTGTTTGGTCGCATTATGGGGAATAA
- a CDS encoding serine/threonine-protein kinase has translation MVAFTRVKGILNPGACLSDGEYQISEPLGQGGFGITYQGIDTKLNRAVAVKEFFPEGCWREGSTVVSAGKWNSDTYSNAKQKFLLEGQTLGQFNHPGIVQVFYYFEENNTAYMVMEYLEGKTLAELLKKRKGKLTEAEALGYMAKVGEALEILHQAQFLHRDIKPDNIMLADDGRVVLIDFGAARDFTSKNTARYTTLLTPGYAPLEQYGRALKYGAFTDIYALGSTLYHLLTGKAPISAIERAAGVELKTVRELEPQISPHVSQAIAKAMLMDVTERTQSVREFLDLLHLDPTKLNVKVEPTNFYHSVEDPWNIFSQTKTSSPPQSRTNITKWF, from the coding sequence ATGGTTGCATTTACCAGGGTTAAAGGAATACTCAATCCTGGTGCTTGTCTGTCTGATGGCGAGTATCAAATTTCTGAGCCTCTTGGTCAGGGAGGATTTGGCATTACCTACCAGGGTATAGACACCAAGCTAAATCGCGCTGTCGCGGTTAAGGAATTTTTCCCTGAAGGATGTTGGAGAGAGGGGTCGACAGTAGTTTCTGCAGGAAAGTGGAATTCTGACACCTATAGTAATGCTAAACAAAAATTTCTCTTAGAGGGACAAACCCTCGGACAATTTAATCATCCTGGTATTGTGCAGGTTTTTTATTATTTTGAGGAAAATAATACTGCCTACATGGTGATGGAATATCTAGAGGGTAAAACTTTGGCAGAACTACTCAAAAAAAGAAAGGGAAAATTAACTGAAGCTGAAGCTCTCGGATATATGGCTAAGGTCGGGGAAGCCCTAGAAATTCTTCATCAAGCCCAATTTCTGCATCGTGATATTAAACCTGATAATATTATGCTGGCAGATGATGGACGAGTCGTATTGATCGACTTCGGTGCAGCAAGAGATTTTACCTCAAAAAATACCGCTAGATACACCACTTTGTTAACTCCAGGTTATGCTCCCCTAGAGCAGTATGGACGTGCCTTGAAGTATGGAGCATTTACTGATATTTATGCTTTGGGTTCAACCTTATATCACCTATTAACTGGTAAAGCTCCTATATCTGCCATCGAGAGGGCAGCAGGAGTTGAGTTGAAAACGGTCAGAGAACTCGAACCACAGATAAGCCCTCATGTCAGCCAAGCGATCGCCAAAGCGATGCTCATGGATGTTACTGAACGAACCCAATCTGTTAGAGAATTTCTCGATCTACTTCATTTAGACCCCACGAAACTAAATGTTAAAGTTGAACCAACTAATTTTTATCATTCAGTGGAAGATCCTTGGAATATCTTTAGTCAAACGAAGACTAGTTCTCCTCCCCAATCTCGCACCAATATAACTAAGTGGTTTTAA
- a CDS encoding P-II family nitrogen regulator, with amino-acid sequence MKRIQAIIRPFKLEEVKTALLNAGIIGVTISEVRGFGRQKGQTERYLGSEYTVDFLGKVKIIVVVEDEQANMVVEQIMAAARTGEIGDGKMFISPVAQVVRIRTGEQDSDAI; translated from the coding sequence TTGAAAAGAATTCAAGCTATTATCAGACCCTTTAAATTAGAAGAAGTAAAAACTGCCCTCTTAAATGCCGGAATAATCGGAGTAACGATTTCTGAGGTGCGGGGTTTTGGTCGTCAAAAAGGACAAACAGAGCGTTATCTTGGCTCAGAATATACCGTTGATTTTTTGGGAAAAGTCAAAATTATAGTTGTAGTCGAAGATGAGCAAGCAAATATGGTAGTCGAACAAATCATGGCTGCTGCTCGTACGGGAGAAATTGGAGACGGTAAAATGTTTATCTCTCCAGTAGCGCAGGTGGTTCGTATCCGCACTGGAGAACAAGACTCAGATGCTATTTAA
- a CDS encoding aminotransferase class V-fold PLP-dependent enzyme codes for MINSLSKTDLKEHRQQFPGLLNKTYFNFGGQGTMPQAAFEAIIDTHKYIQQVGPFSGKINTWLNKKVSLLREAIASELGTTGETITLTENVTAGCNIALWGRDWQAGDRILMTDCEHPGIIASVKEIARRFQVEIDICPIMDTLNHGDPVEVIESNLTENTRLVVLSHLLWNTGQVLPLKEINQVCHNYPTKYQPVRVLVDAAQSVGSLALDLPELEVDYYAFTGHKWLCGPAGVGGLYISKEAFKELEPTFIGWRGVDLDIQGKPIAWKQDGRKYEIATSAYPEYEGLRSAIATHQEWGTPKDRYQRIISLGKHLWEQLQQIERVSCLKHTPPEAGLVSFQVQGIKHKQLVDNLERQGFLLRTIADPDCVRACIHYLTLPEEIDSLILTIKNELGG; via the coding sequence ATGATTAATAGTCTATCTAAAACCGACCTCAAAGAACATCGTCAACAATTTCCTGGATTACTTAACAAGACTTATTTTAATTTTGGTGGTCAGGGGACAATGCCCCAAGCTGCTTTTGAAGCGATCATTGATACTCATAAATATATTCAACAAGTAGGTCCCTTTTCTGGCAAAATCAATACTTGGTTAAATAAGAAAGTCAGTTTACTACGAGAAGCGATCGCCTCAGAATTGGGCACAACCGGGGAAACAATTACCCTCACAGAAAATGTCACGGCAGGGTGCAATATTGCCTTGTGGGGTAGAGATTGGCAAGCAGGCGATCGCATCTTGATGACAGACTGCGAACATCCCGGAATTATTGCCTCCGTCAAGGAAATTGCTCGCCGTTTTCAGGTTGAAATTGATATTTGTCCGATTATGGATACTCTGAATCATGGCGATCCAGTTGAGGTGATTGAGAGTAACTTAACCGAAAATACCCGATTAGTGGTTTTGAGCCATCTACTTTGGAATACAGGACAAGTATTGCCCCTCAAAGAAATTAACCAGGTTTGTCATAATTATCCTACTAAATATCAACCAGTGAGAGTTTTAGTAGATGCTGCTCAATCTGTAGGTTCATTAGCGTTAGATTTACCCGAGTTAGAAGTCGATTACTATGCTTTTACCGGACATAAATGGCTCTGTGGTCCGGCGGGAGTTGGTGGTTTGTATATCAGCAAAGAGGCTTTTAAAGAATTAGAACCGACCTTTATTGGTTGGCGAGGAGTAGATCTAGATATTCAGGGAAAACCAATCGCCTGGAAACAAGACGGCAGAAAATATGAGATAGCAACCTCAGCCTATCCAGAATATGAAGGCTTAAGAAGTGCGATCGCCACTCATCAAGAATGGGGAACTCCCAAAGACCGTTATCAAAGGATAATCTCATTGGGCAAACATCTCTGGGAGCAATTACAGCAAATAGAACGGGTGAGTTGTCTCAAACATACACCGCCCGAGGCTGGATTGGTATCCTTCCAAGTACAGGGAATTAAGCACAAGCAACTAGTAGATAATTTAGAGCGACAAGGGTTTTTACTCAGAACTATTGCCGATCCGGACTGCGTCCGCGCCTGTATTCATTATTTAACGTTGCCTGAAGAAATAGATAGTTTAATCTTGACTATTAAAAATGAGTTGGGAGGATAG
- a CDS encoding DOMON-like domain-containing protein yields the protein MKQSDFCLKPFAVNTTPELEITGSIFRKLNQLQIKYLLAGNLASIVIPPLNKTPTRQRDLWEHTCLEFFLGLKDSPKYWEFNLSPSGDWNVFRFANYRQNIAEELAFNSLFFAILQQTNSCQLNLEVDLNQIIDPEQNLEVGITAVIENQQQQLSYWALTHTTSVADFHQRDSFIINL from the coding sequence ATGAAACAGTCTGACTTTTGCTTGAAGCCATTTGCCGTCAATACTACTCCTGAATTAGAAATTACTGGAAGTATCTTCCGTAAACTTAATCAACTCCAGATTAAATATCTACTAGCAGGAAATTTAGCCTCAATTGTGATTCCTCCATTGAATAAAACACCCACTCGGCAACGCGATCTTTGGGAACATACTTGTTTAGAATTTTTCTTAGGACTTAAAGACTCCCCAAAATATTGGGAATTTAATCTCTCACCATCAGGAGATTGGAATGTCTTTCGTTTTGCCAATTATCGCCAAAATATTGCCGAAGAGCTGGCTTTTAATTCATTATTTTTTGCCATTTTGCAGCAGACTAATTCTTGCCAACTAAATTTGGAAGTCGATCTCAACCAAATTATTGACCCCGAGCAAAATCTGGAAGTTGGTATTACTGCCGTCATTGAAAACCAGCAACAGCAGCTTAGTTATTGGGCATTAACTCATACAACTTCTGTAGCAGATTTTCATCAACGAGATAGTTTTATTATTAATTTGTAA
- a CDS encoding phosphotransferase enzyme family protein — translation MTDNFTANNQPLHHLVTIAEQFKPEGQVTNVQQYGSGNINCTYLVTLNNQQLFILQRLNTQVFRQPRLVMDNICTLSNFVRPRLENFTFPANRRWIFPLVLSTPNKQHHLIAQDGSFWRAMSFIDNSQSFDTIQDIHHGQEIGYGLGMFHELINDLPIEQLADTLEGFHITPGYLEHYKAVIAETKIKKSPEINYCLKFIGDRPDLPYILENAKASGKLKLRTIHGDPKINNFMIDCSTNQAVAMIDLDTVKPGLIHYDIGDCLRSGCNRLGEETDLWEEVTFEPELAQAILQGYLQIAQAFLTENDYDYIYDSIRLLVFELGLRFFTDYLEGNVYFNVNHAQHNLARALVQFKLTESIEAQEAVIRKIIHDLR, via the coding sequence ATGACAGATAATTTCACGGCAAACAATCAACCCCTTCATCATCTTGTTACAATTGCCGAGCAATTTAAACCAGAAGGTCAAGTCACTAATGTTCAGCAATATGGTAGTGGCAATATCAATTGCACTTATCTCGTAACTCTGAATAATCAGCAGCTATTTATTCTCCAACGCCTTAATACACAAGTTTTTCGTCAGCCACGATTGGTGATGGACAATATATGTACTTTATCTAATTTTGTTCGTCCAAGATTAGAAAATTTCACATTTCCTGCAAATCGTCGCTGGATATTTCCTCTAGTATTATCGACTCCTAATAAGCAACACCATTTAATAGCTCAAGATGGTTCTTTTTGGCGTGCCATGAGCTTTATTGATAACTCCCAATCATTTGACACTATCCAAGACATTCACCACGGACAAGAAATTGGCTATGGTTTGGGTATGTTTCATGAGTTAATTAATGATTTACCGATAGAACAATTAGCTGATACTCTAGAAGGCTTTCATATTACTCCTGGCTATCTAGAGCATTATAAAGCTGTAATTGCTGAAACTAAAATCAAGAAGTCCCCGGAAATTAACTACTGCCTTAAATTTATTGGCGATCGCCCAGATTTGCCCTACATCTTAGAAAATGCCAAAGCATCGGGAAAGCTAAAGCTGAGAACAATTCACGGCGATCCTAAAATCAACAACTTTATGATTGACTGTTCTACCAATCAGGCGGTAGCGATGATCGATCTTGATACGGTCAAACCTGGATTAATTCACTATGATATCGGTGATTGCTTACGCTCAGGATGTAATCGATTGGGGGAAGAAACTGATTTATGGGAAGAAGTAACCTTTGAACCAGAACTTGCCCAAGCTATTTTACAAGGCTACCTTCAGATTGCTCAAGCTTTTCTCACTGAAAACGATTACGACTATATTTACGATTCAATTCGTCTGCTAGTTTTTGAATTAGGACTCAGATTTTTTACAGATTACCTAGAAGGCAATGTGTACTTTAATGTTAACCATGCTCAACATAATTTAGCCCGAGCCTTGGTACAATTCAAACTAACCGAAAGCATCGAAGCGCAAGAAGCAGTAATCCGTAAAATAATCCATGATTTGCGATGA
- a CDS encoding DUF4335 domain-containing protein: MVSTIHRFTPPTCTLEIQGKKSPLSHWTNQDLLKNFRFQLKFDDPRVPTSNQVTIKGDRQDIEQLQTAVDFYIQNFLHSSFKLETELIIDSTANNKFPKNQPYLQSHGLSKHELFLGKLTHDSNANKIQLSTVQLFDLVTALEAYKTQIAALPELKPARAKKVIPLWSSVAAVTIAAVGITTVVLRSPSPENVASSSKPEPPEDTPQLNDVVPPQLPKTARKPVPQPKLNESLSSTTRLPPPPAVDTPKPKPDIPDPADYSLSEIARQSGLNNPAEKKNPANQQIESVIKVPAETKPDQKEISQDTVIEKEFSPSRIAERDGADTTPQLKTEINPNLAQELPQPSNSTVITTEESALSQQTSDLALGNSRSQPNQLQEIKTYFEEKWQPPAELKQSLEYRLLLNPDGSINRVVPLGQAAKLYLSKTNIPVQGEPFISPASVSQKYQVRLLLSPDGKVQAFKE, translated from the coding sequence ATGGTCAGTACAATTCATCGTTTTACTCCACCTACCTGTACTTTAGAAATTCAAGGAAAAAAATCACCTCTCTCCCATTGGACAAATCAAGATTTACTGAAAAACTTTCGCTTTCAACTAAAGTTTGACGATCCGAGGGTACCAACTTCTAATCAGGTAACTATTAAAGGCGATCGCCAAGATATAGAACAACTTCAAACGGCAGTTGATTTTTATATCCAAAACTTTTTACATTCTTCTTTTAAATTAGAAACAGAATTAATTATAGATTCTACAGCTAACAATAAATTTCCTAAAAATCAGCCTTATTTACAATCCCACGGATTAAGTAAGCATGAACTATTCTTGGGGAAATTAACCCATGATAGTAATGCTAATAAAATTCAACTCAGTACAGTCCAATTATTTGATTTAGTCACTGCTTTAGAAGCATACAAAACTCAGATTGCTGCTTTACCAGAATTAAAACCGGCTCGAGCCAAAAAAGTAATTCCTCTTTGGAGTAGTGTTGCAGCTGTGACGATTGCAGCTGTAGGTATTACTACTGTTGTACTCAGATCCCCGTCGCCGGAGAATGTAGCCTCATCATCAAAACCTGAACCCCCAGAAGATACTCCTCAGTTAAATGATGTTGTTCCGCCTCAATTACCCAAAACAGCGAGAAAACCAGTTCCTCAACCCAAATTGAATGAATCCTTGTCATCTACTACTAGACTACCACCACCACCGGCAGTAGATACGCCCAAACCGAAACCGGATATACCCGATCCAGCTGACTATTCTTTATCTGAAATAGCCCGCCAGTCGGGATTAAATAATCCAGCTGAGAAGAAAAACCCTGCTAATCAACAAATAGAGTCAGTAATTAAGGTTCCTGCTGAAACCAAGCCGGACCAAAAAGAAATTTCCCAAGATACAGTGATTGAAAAAGAGTTTTCTCCAAGCAGAATAGCAGAGCGAGATGGAGCTGACACCACACCACAATTAAAAACCGAAATCAACCCTAATCTAGCTCAGGAATTACCTCAGCCTAGTAATTCGACAGTAATAACAACTGAAGAGTCCGCCTTATCTCAACAAACTTCAGATCTTGCTTTGGGTAATTCTCGCTCCCAACCCAATCAATTACAAGAAATTAAAACTTATTTTGAGGAGAAATGGCAACCGCCAGCAGAACTTAAACAAAGTCTAGAGTATCGTCTATTGTTAAATCCTGATGGTTCAATTAATCGCGTAGTTCCTCTTGGTCAAGCTGCCAAATTATATCTAAGTAAAACTAATATACCTGTGCAGGGAGAACCATTTATCTCTCCTGCTTCCGTGTCACAGAAATATCAAGTTCGCTTGTTATTAAGTCCTGATGGAAAGGTGCAAGCTTTCAAGGAATAA
- a CDS encoding DUF3038 domain-containing protein produces MPPTANTTSDSSRWQDLRSPKLNNDGQLENIKSHLDLVLLALEAIANISSEAILQAAKDLNLESVVGDRITLWRLRASNPQRKSSGGRKKLDVEEARSLVLIICFLANQHQELLRRAVSLLEQATEQNKPPHQTALLGNYLDQFINYYQERITNSPDFSSTLISQLAWKLLIDLLFYSGQNGHRLLWIAIFDAAQISP; encoded by the coding sequence CAACACTACGTCCGATTCTTCTAGATGGCAAGATTTAAGATCGCCAAAGCTCAATAATGATGGTCAATTAGAGAACATTAAATCTCATCTGGATCTCGTGTTATTAGCTTTAGAAGCGATCGCCAATATCAGTTCGGAAGCTATTTTGCAGGCTGCCAAAGATTTAAATTTAGAATCGGTAGTAGGAGATCGCATAACCCTATGGCGGTTAAGAGCTTCTAACCCCCAACGTAAAAGTTCGGGTGGTAGAAAAAAACTGGATGTGGAAGAGGCGCGATCGCTAGTATTAATTATTTGTTTTTTAGCCAATCAACATCAAGAATTACTCCGTCGTGCTGTTAGTTTACTAGAACAAGCAACAGAACAAAATAAACCACCCCATCAAACTGCTTTATTAGGTAACTATCTCGATCAATTTATTAATTACTATCAAGAAAGAATTACCAATTCTCCAGATTTTTCTTCTACTTTGATATCTCAACTAGCCTGGAAACTATTAATTGATCTACTCTTTTATAGCGGTCAAAATGGTCATCGTCTACTTTGGATTGCTATCTTTGATGCGGCTCAAATATCTCCCTAA
- a CDS encoding S9 family peptidase codes for MTQKSNPPIATKHPHELVTHGDKRIDNYYWLRQQDNPEVIDYLKVENDYTEERMQHTEELQKSLYDEILSRIKETDLSVPYRLKDYYYYFRTEEGQAYSIFCRKYQSLDAEEEILLDQNELAEGKEFFSLGVASVSPNQQILAYSTDTTGAEQYTLVFLDLSTRALYSETIPNTYYSFAWGNDNLTVFYTKVDDANRPYQLWRHILGSDPSKDVLVYQEDDEAYYLGVGKTRSRAYILLELGSKITSECHYLDANNPRGEFKLFQPRQTGVEYSIEHHSDRFYIVTNEEAVNFRLRSTPVDSTDKTNWKTVIPHRENVMLEGIDAFADYLVIYERKGGLPTARIQTLATGEITELTFPEPTFSFSGGNNPEFDTTKFRFGYSSMITPSSVFDYDLETGERELKKETEVLGGYDRSLYASERLIATASDGTEVPISLVYKKGINQDSSNPLWLTGYGSYGYPYPATFSSVRLSLLDRGFIFAIAHIRGGQEMGRKWYEEGKFLHKKNTFTDFIACAEHLIAEKWTNSDRLVISGGSAGGLLMGAVINLRPDLFKAVIADVPFVDVLTSILDTSLPLTVLEWEEWGNPNQPEYYDYIKSYSPYDNVTAKDYPALLITAGLNDSRVKYWEPAKWTAKLREMKTDDHLLLLKTNMSAGHGGASGRYEHLQEIAFEYAFVLDQLNLK; via the coding sequence ATGACTCAAAAATCAAATCCTCCCATAGCAACCAAACACCCTCACGAATTGGTAACTCATGGGGATAAGAGAATTGATAACTACTATTGGTTGCGCCAACAAGATAATCCTGAAGTTATTGATTATTTGAAAGTCGAAAATGACTATACAGAAGAGAGAATGCAGCATACTGAAGAGTTGCAAAAATCTCTGTACGATGAAATCCTCTCTAGGATTAAAGAAACCGATCTTTCTGTTCCCTACCGTCTCAAAGATTACTATTACTACTTTCGTACCGAAGAAGGTCAAGCATATTCTATTTTCTGCCGTAAATATCAGAGTTTGGATGCAGAGGAAGAGATCTTATTAGATCAAAATGAATTGGCAGAAGGAAAAGAATTTTTTAGTTTGGGAGTGGCATCAGTTAGTCCGAATCAGCAAATTTTAGCTTATTCTACAGATACAACAGGTGCAGAGCAGTATACTCTGGTTTTCCTCGATTTATCTACACGAGCGCTTTACTCGGAGACGATTCCTAATACCTATTATTCTTTTGCTTGGGGTAATGATAACCTGACTGTTTTTTATACCAAGGTAGATGATGCTAATCGTCCTTATCAACTGTGGCGACATATTTTAGGTAGCGATCCTAGTAAAGATGTGTTGGTATACCAAGAAGATGACGAGGCTTATTACTTGGGTGTAGGGAAAACTCGTTCTCGGGCATATATTTTGCTCGAATTGGGCAGTAAAATCACTTCAGAATGTCATTATCTGGATGCCAATAATCCTAGGGGAGAGTTTAAACTATTCCAACCTCGTCAAACAGGAGTGGAATATTCTATCGAACATCACAGTGACCGCTTTTATATCGTGACTAACGAAGAGGCGGTTAATTTTCGATTAAGGTCAACACCAGTTGATTCGACCGATAAAACTAACTGGAAAACTGTTATTCCCCATCGAGAAAACGTGATGTTAGAGGGAATTGATGCGTTTGCCGATTATTTAGTGATTTATGAACGTAAAGGAGGATTACCCACAGCCAGAATCCAAACCTTAGCGACAGGAGAAATAACAGAACTAACTTTTCCCGAACCAACTTTTTCTTTTTCTGGGGGAAATAATCCCGAATTTGATACTACTAAGTTTCGGTTTGGTTATAGTTCTATGATTACTCCTTCTTCTGTCTTCGATTACGATTTGGAAACAGGGGAAAGAGAACTAAAAAAAGAAACCGAAGTATTAGGGGGATACGATCGCAGTTTATACGCCAGCGAAAGATTAATTGCCACTGCCTCAGATGGTACAGAAGTTCCTATTTCCTTAGTTTATAAAAAAGGCATAAACCAAGATAGTTCTAATCCTCTGTGGTTAACTGGTTATGGTTCTTACGGCTATCCTTATCCTGCTACCTTCTCTTCTGTGCGTCTTTCTCTGTTAGACCGAGGATTTATTTTTGCGATCGCTCATATTCGTGGTGGACAAGAAATGGGACGTAAGTGGTACGAGGAGGGCAAGTTTTTACATAAAAAAAATACCTTTACTGATTTTATTGCCTGTGCTGAACATTTAATTGCTGAAAAATGGACAAATAGCGATCGCCTGGTAATCTCTGGCGGTAGCGCAGGAGGTTTACTAATGGGCGCGGTAATTAATTTACGTCCAGACTTATTTAAAGCCGTTATCGCCGATGTTCCCTTTGTCGATGTATTAACCAGTATTTTGGACACATCTCTACCTTTAACAGTCTTGGAATGGGAAGAATGGGGTAATCCGAATCAACCAGAATATTATGATTACATCAAATCCTATTCTCCCTACGATAACGTTACCGCTAAAGACTATCCGGCACTATTAATTACCGCAGGTTTAAATGATTCACGGGTTAAATATTGGGAACCTGCTAAATGGACGGCTAAATTGAGAGAAATGAAAACCGATGATCATTTATTGTTACTTAAAACCAATATGAGCGCAGGACATGGCGGTGCATCGGGAAGGTACGAACATCTCCAAGAAATTGCTTTTGAATATGCTTTTGTTTTGGATCAATTAAATCTTAAATAG
- a CDS encoding peroxiredoxin-like family protein: MNNVYSLLSQIQCQCVSDGKIKPLLDNSSGKTLVLLWSQLGDFDNLEYAWWLKKENKQLQAQEITVKAIGIGDRNSGLKFCEYTDFPQDSLFVDPTAKIHRQLDLYQGLSVKFPLLPAKYSAFINLMLMCAGIGSPGTLPEVFRGYKGDRQAPQLISNDEVIEDTPLPSIKGSLFKLAGGEGFQRPFELATLRLRNMTEVLSNWNTYVPDATYLTQRGGTFLFSADGELLYEHRDRNILGFAANMSYPLSFLEVVS; this comes from the coding sequence ATGAACAACGTTTATTCTCTTCTTAGTCAAATTCAATGTCAGTGTGTCAGTGATGGAAAAATCAAGCCGCTCTTAGACAATAGTTCTGGGAAAACTTTAGTTTTGCTTTGGTCGCAGTTAGGAGATTTTGATAATTTAGAGTATGCTTGGTGGCTAAAAAAAGAAAATAAGCAACTTCAAGCCCAGGAAATTACAGTTAAAGCTATTGGTATTGGCGATCGCAATTCAGGTTTAAAGTTTTGTGAGTATACAGATTTTCCCCAAGATAGTTTATTTGTTGACCCCACTGCCAAGATTCATCGTCAATTAGATCTTTATCAGGGATTATCGGTCAAGTTTCCCTTATTACCTGCAAAATATAGTGCTTTTATCAATTTAATGTTGATGTGTGCGGGAATCGGTAGTCCAGGAACTTTGCCAGAAGTATTTCGAGGTTATAAAGGCGATCGCCAAGCTCCTCAGTTAATCTCTAACGATGAAGTGATCGAAGATACCCCTTTGCCATCAATTAAAGGTTCACTGTTTAAATTGGCAGGAGGAGAAGGTTTTCAGCGTCCTTTTGAATTAGCCACCCTCAGACTGAGAAATATGACTGAAGTATTAAGCAACTGGAATACCTATGTTCCTGATGCAACTTATTTAACTCAACGTGGTGGGACTTTTTTATTTAGTGCTGACGGGGAATTACTATACGAACATCGCGATCGTAATATTCTCGGTTTCGCTGCCAATATGAGCTATCCTCTGTCATTTTTGGAGGTTGTTTCATAG
- a CDS encoding type II toxin-antitoxin system Phd/YefM family antitoxin — MDIHSASHARANLFKLLEQVNRESEPCIITSRKGDGVLISKDDWESIQETLYLQSIPGFVESIKQAEADDEWVSEAEFMDELNGLDD; from the coding sequence ATGGATATTCATAGTGCGAGTCACGCTAGAGCAAACTTGTTTAAGTTATTAGAACAAGTTAATCGAGAAAGTGAACCTTGTATTATCACTTCTCGTAAAGGAGATGGGGTATTAATCTCTAAAGATGATTGGGAAAGTATACAAGAAACATTATATTTGCAGTCTATACCAGGATTTGTTGAGTCTATAAAGCAAGCTGAAGCAGATGATGAATGGGTATCAGAAGCAGAATTTATGGATGAATTAAATGGCTTGGACGATTAA